DNA from Mugil cephalus isolate CIBA_MC_2020 chromosome 5, CIBA_Mcephalus_1.1, whole genome shotgun sequence:
TGCTGCGCCCCCATGGCTTGTCTCACCGTTGCATGATCTGCTCGCTGTCACTGGTGGACTTTCCATTTGATTATGTTGCTGTGTGTTGTCCATGTGGTTGATGTTGGGTCTCGTGgctgttgtctctgtccttggtgtgtgtgtcctctctcCAGGCCACAGTGGAGAATAAGATCCTAGATTATAAGGACCTAGCTGCACTGCCAAAGGTCAAGGCCATATATGAGGTCCAGCAGCCAGACCTCATATCCTCCTCATACCAGCCGTACCTCAGATACACCTCTGATGAAAGGCTAGACACTTACAGCTGTGGGGAGGTACTACTGCCACACACTCCCGGCCAAACGCAACATTGTTCATATCAGTGGTCTCTTttcagaaggaaggaaagtgtATGTCTTCATTAGATCTCTTTCACGTAGTTTAATATTTCTCAATTCATCCTTTTGTACTTTTTGTCACAAGAAAACTATTCTGTAATATATTGGTATTGAATTTGACTGGATGGGAAATGTTGTAGGAGAGTGTATAAGGTTAGTCTTCCTTTCTCCTCACTTTCCGTTTATGGGAGTGCTTTTTAAATTGCGACTGTTTTTCCATAAAATCTggtgagaacaaaacaaaagaaacaagccTGAAGTCAATTCCTATTAAATTAAGAGAACTGTTATTAAACCATAGCTATAGGGATAGCTGGACATTGCTTTCTTCTCAAGATTTAGATGGAAGACTGATACTGCTCTCACATGTGAGTGCTCATTGTGAAGACAGAGCCTGCAGGTGATTGGCTTATTTCAGCCTAAAGAGTAGGAACATGAAGAATTGGCCAACCTTCCTACATGTTCCAACCAAGAATCAAAGCTCCATAAAACCACACAACTTAATGTTCTTAcactttggtttgtttgcaggtGTTACACATATAAAGTGTGAATTTGTGAGCTTTAAACAGACATAAGTGTTATGTTCTCACctaaaaagcaaaatgtaacTATTCCTTAAACCGACTTTGAAGTAATTACATTTAAGCTAGCAATCTATTTTGGTACTTTCTTGTGGTTACcttaagtatttattttgtctaagTGCTCAATTTTCTGTCTCCGCTCATTCCGCAGTCACTCGGGACACTTTCTCCCTATTCTCAGGTGAGCATTCCTGCTTCAGATATGAACAGCTTCAACACTTGGGATGCGTTCAAACAAGTGAACTGTTGTCATTCTGGGCTGTCACTGAAGTATttgtctcctcctgctcttcttctggCTCCACTTGTCTCCGTTGTCCCTTAGGACTATGACAGCCTGGACATAAAGCAGAGGCGGTGCTCCAGCCCAGGTTACATCGACTCGCCGACGTATAGCCGCCAGGGCATGTCGCCCATCCTGCCCCGATCTCCACAGCACTTCGGCTACCCCGGTAAGATAGGTGGCATTTAATTCTCTTAAGTCACCTGTTTATAACCTCAGTGTTTAGGGCTTATCTATCGGGTAAAACGACTTAAGTCTTTAATGTGGACACACTTATGGGTTCCTGAGCCAAGGCTCAATAAGAACTTAAGGTAATAAATACacctatttgttttcttgccaAGGCTGATACCATTGTAGCAATCTGCCAGCAACTGAGCGGCTTAGCTAAGCATACAGCATGGAAACAAATACCCGTCAGTGCATCCAGGAAACCAGATGAGACTTTAGTTTTTAAACACGATttagactcaactttattgatccctttgggatgactccctcagggaaattgtatttccagcagctctatatatacaaaaaatgcacaataaaCGATAAACTCTTAgctaagtatatatatatatataaaatagagattaaataacagattaaattacaaatattgCACAGTGGGTGGATGACTACCACTTTCCTTCCCTTCTGTCCTttatggccttttttttcttccctccagagtgaggagttgtacagccTGATGGCATCAGGAACAAAGGAGTTCCTGAGTCTATTAGTCCAACAGAGAGTAACAATCGCATTATTCCTTTTGCAGAATATTACACTTAATATGACAGATGTCACATACTGTGTATAAATTCACTGCATTAGGGTGAAATGCCTAACAACATAGTCGTTTGTCACGTGTGCTGCAGTTGCTCCTTGGTTGTCATTTCATTCAACTCTTGCACATGTGCAGTGACGCTTTACTTCTGTCAGGCCAATAGCCTTTGTCATTACACAAGTGGAAAAGTTACTTTGCGAATTTGAAGAAACCTTTTCAGCTGTTCAGTTTTCATCACACGCACGTGTTCTTCCTCCACGCTCATCTTTCCTTTTGCTGTGATTGGCTGCGGCTGGCTGCAGGCTCTGAGAGTGGCAGGAGTTCACCTTATTACGGCCAAGAGGGGCGGTCAAGCACGCCCACCACAAACCAGCCCCCTAAACATTTTCATGTGCCAGGTAGGACTCCTCATCTCCTCGCTGCACCGCTCACACTAGACCCTTCGCTTCATCAGCCATTACTCACTAATGCAAATCACTCAGGAAGGTCACTTTTTAAGTCGGGTAAGAGAACGTGTGAAAATGTGACTTAGTCGTATTTTTATGCAACACATAATTGCTCTGGCATATTCTTCCCCTCATGCTGCGCCTTCCTTTACAgccatttcttcctcctccttccgcCCCATCGTGCCAACACCGACTCACGTCCTCTCCTCCTTTGCTCCTCCATGTTTcacctcttcatctcctctttctctcctcagcCACAGGGGACCCCAACATCTACAGGAAGCCTCCCATCTATAAGAGAACGGGTACAGTGCAGTTAGCCCCGCCTTAGCCTGCCTGTCCTCCTGTCAGTTTAGTCATGCTGTGTTTGACACTTGatgtagatgtttttgtttcctatACTGACCTATTGATGTTCCTAGCAGCCCCTCGTGATTTTGCATCGATTAGTATCGATGCCCCGGTTATTGGTGAAACTGAGACAAAACAAGTGGTGGAAAGGGCTGACGTCGTGCTAGTAAAACCACAAAGTAAATAGACTCGCACAGCTCGAGGAAAGTCAGTCGGCCTTATTGCACTAGCTGCTGAATGTAGAagagcaatatatatatatatatatgtgtggaGTGTACGCTCCACGAGCATCTGCGTGCAGATCCCGGCAGGTTCTCGTTGGCAAACAGGGCTGGAACAGGCCGCGAATGATGTTGAGGGTTGCTCAGGCATGACGAGTGTTGAGTGCACTGGACTCTGAGGACGCACAGCTCAACAGAAAAGAGCAGTGCAGTGGAATAAAGCAGTATTATGACAAGAATCTATATTTTTCCTGTGTAGTCTACTTTAGATAGTCAGGGCTCAGTGCCTGGTTCAAGTCGATGttactgtgattttatttatttaaggcgCAACCTAAAGACAGACACCATTCTAATTATAGAAAGCAGATGGACTCCGTGAGGGAGGATGGCTGATTTCCtaattgtgtgtatttaagTTGTTAACCAGTCGAACGGCTGCACGGCGACGCGCTTAACACAAGATGCtattttttcccttctttttcattttacaagTCATTAAACTTACACGCACTTCAGCCATCTGGATGTCGTGCTTGAGGACAAACGAGCATAAGAATAACCCCCCCCCTTCTTTCGTCACATTGCGCCTCGAAAGGGCTGTTCAGCTGAGTCACAAGACGCTGCTGATCGAGGATAGTTTATCTCTTGTTGTCGTCCTGCATGCTCCTCTGTGCCACTGTATACGTGTGGGTTACTTAGTGGACAACTTTGTGTGTAGACACTTTCACCCGTCTATAAAATTACTACATCACTGGCCAATGATgttccatcttcttcttttttttttttatcagcagaCACTGTAAATGAGTTCCACAGGCTTTCAGCTGGCCTCGTTAGAGTACTGACGTTTAACTCTGCATCACCCACATTGATCCTCCTTACGCTTTACGTCTTCCTAAAGAGCTATTGATCATtatttcctcttgtttcagtACAAAAGCGCAGTTGATGCAAATCAAAAGCCACAGCGGACACATTTGTGCATCAGAGGCCAGTTATGTAGTAATCAGTTAACATGTTTGCTACCTGTACGGATGAGCATCTCAATCTAAAAGCCCCGTGTTCTCCCATTCGGCTTTGTCCCCGTGATCTGTACGGGTAGCAAAGCTCTTACATTCGCACGCCTCCCTCTGGTGCGCTCCAATaatgtttcccttttctttcgCCTCTTTTTTATTGCATCCAATCACTTTTATTCACTTCCCTCCACCTTCTGCTCCACTTTACCCGGTGACCTTGCCACTGTAAGTATCTCCCCCGTCTCGCTGTTTCACTCACTAGTGGTAGATAGATATATCATGCtcctgtgtgagtctgtgtgtgttcatgtgcaagtgtctcttttgttgtgtgttcgTCGTCACGTGACAATATCGTACGGCCATACGTCCTCTAAGAGAGATATCAATCTGCTGCCAAATTTCTATGTGAATGGAAgcgaagtgtgtgtgtgtgtggctctcGCGTTGAGTTGACAGTGATGCGAGTGTTAGGCATCGGTGTCATGCAACATGCATAAAGGAATTCAATGGCTCATGGATCGGGCCATGGATGGTAAATGGCTAACAGACTGAGGAGCAATCTATGCGACATTACACCGCATGTCAcccccattgacttccattgaCTGTGCTTTAGCGGCATCGATATCATCGCCTCGCCCCGCTCATGGAACGACTGCCGTGCCTCGGGCTGAGCAGTAACTGAACTCActttaatgttattttcccGCTGTTGGCCTGAGATATTGATCTCCTCTGACAGGATATGATGAGGATGAATTGGTGGCGTAAATGCCCTCTCTCTTGCTGTGACAATCATTAATATGCTTTCTTCAGCACACTGTAGCGCGCTGTAGTGTGCTGAAGACATGTTTGGCGGTTTACTTTCTCACTGAGAGCAAGACGAGAAGATCAATACCAATCTTATGAAGCACGTGTGTGTTCGACATGAAGCCAGGAGACAGCTGGCTTAGCTAAAAGActagaagcaaagagaagcagcagaatCCACAGACACCGCTAAAGCTCGCCAACTAGCATGTTGTCTCTTGGGCACAGCGTCTTCCTTTCTCCAGGAAGaacattttagactttttttttattttacattcagttttttATAGAAGAAAGTAACAAGATATAACTGTGTTCGAGGAAGTAAGATGAGACATCATAACTTGTTGGTTCTTTCCATACAATAAAGTGAGGCAATGATTTctggtctttatgctaagctaagctaaccatctAATGACTCCAGGTTCATACCGAACCAACAGAAAATTGGTATTGGTTTCTAATTTTCCAGTTGTTCAAGAAGTAAAACAACTGAATTAACTGGAagcatttaaaagtaaatgttcTATATTGCAAACCATACTAACATAAACGGATGTTTTTGTCAGAAAGTTGCACCTAAACTATAAAATGTATTCGCTACGCACCGAAATGGCTCCTGTCCCTGTAATATGTTCTACTACTGGTAATGGATCATTATTACAAATGTCACAATTCGTTCAGAATTCATTGATAACTTTTTAAAGTCCCCAATCTACTAAAATACCCATGAAATATCTAAAGTACAttatttccctctgaaatgtagGCAAGTCAGAGTAGAAAgtaacataaaattaaaatgaacctACCCTCGTATTTCAGTATGGGGCGTCTTTCAACCAATGTAGAGAAAATAATAACCTCTACATGCatctacaaccaatcagatccattttgttgtgaacacaGTCATCTCCACAGCGCTCAGATTCATGCCGCTGTTACTGTTCCGTCCATTTGATTGGGCCGGACAGAACATTTTCAGGCTGACTTCCAGGCTAAAATGCACCAACTAAGTTTACTTACGCCGCTACTAATTTCTCATCCAACTCCCTGTAAGAAACTCGGTGTATATAAAGTCCATTCCAATATGTCAAACCATCCCTTTTACAGACAATCATTTGGAAGCAGCAACCAAAAGTAGGACCAGTGAGGACATCCTCAGGTCCTCCAGACTGTCCACCTACTCTCCAGAGCCGTACGCCCAGTCAGAGTCTGACTACTACCCCTACACCAGCTCCCCAAAGGGTAGGAAATACTGTCTTCTCCCTTGTAGTGAGCATcaagcttattttttatttatttatttttttcactgaaTCAGACACAGCACAGGAGTGCAGTTCATTTTGTAACCGTGTTGTCATATTTATTCACTGTCTCGCTCTGTTGCTGTGTTCCACTTGGAACTCTATAAGGGAATCTCTTTtatctctttcctctctcagcCTATCGGGCGCCGAGAAGACGCTTCTCGAcgggaggagatgaagagagtTGGAGTCACGGTCTTCAAAGAGTAAGAGCTTCATTATTTTCTATCTCccttttcttcatcatcatcatcagactGAAAAAAAGTCCCCTCCTCAAATATACCCATAAATAATGTACTTTTTAATAGTACGCCACCTAAAATATCTTCCTTTACCATATTAGCTGCACGTTGAAATATCCCTGACgtctccatttccatttttctttcccccctccacCCGTTATGCTTTTGCCCCGGCCTCGTTCCTCTCAGATTGGGAGTGGCATCGGGAGGATGATCCtaaaggaggagatgaaagccAGATCGGGTTCCTATGACAACGACCCCTGGGGCAGTGCGAGGAATTCTCGTAGCGGGAGCAAGGAAACACTGAACACTACAGGCTACGGCACCACGGCGTACAACAACACCATCAACGGCTGTAAGgaccccccgtcctcccccctgTCTTACACTACCCCACCCCAACTCATCCCCCTCTTTTGTCCTGTCTGCAAATTCATGAAGGCCCGCACCTGCATTGCTAAGCAGCCATGTCCTTCCCGGTGCCATCATATATGACGCCACGAGGGCTTTTTATGAGCATCAATATCTGCTGTCGCTGGGGTTTGAGGCGAGGGCAGTCAGGTTGTGGATGCAGGTCGCAGAAGGTCATGGGTGCTGCGGGCTGGGCGGCTTATTGGGATGGAAAGATGATGAGTGAGCTGAACAGCTGCTGCCAAACCTGCGGtaggccagcagcagcagcagcagatgtggCCTGCCATTGTTGCGGATAGATATCTGATAATGCTGATTCTGAACATCCGAAGCCAACGAAAACACAACTAGATGcagacaaagatggaaaaatcTGTGTAGAAGTCAGACTTGAAGCCATATGAGTTGCCTCCTGTTTGTAAGGACGAAACTTCACTGGCTGTGCATACGTATTGATACTCCCAGGCTACTCTCCCTCTTCACCTTGCCTGCTTATTAAATTCTCTATGTTCTACTCATCTGAATCCTTCTATCCACCCatctatctgtttatctgtctcacccccccccctctctcccgcACAGCTGGTGTCCcatatcctgttttatttatgaggaGTAAGATCTCTCATTAGAGCCGTTCCTCAAATGGGAGGGGGCACAACTGAATGGGCTGGCAAGAAAGCCACAAAGGCTTGTAACCACACAAGCCGTGTCGTATGATTACACGGTAAAGCGCGCAGTTTTTAAGAGCTggtgtatttttatgtatttctttttatgcaTCATCCCTGAGTCTTGCGTGGCCTCTTTCTGCCTTGTTGCCcctttgatgtttttgtgttcctCTCAGGGCTGCACGAGCACCAAACCAAACAAGCCTCTAACTAGACAGATGGCTTTCGAATCTCTACAGCGGTTTTGTTGAATATTCTTTGAGGAATTTCATCTAAGTTCTGTGTGGCctaaaatattgtgttttttgcgTTAAGTAACACGTCATTTAATACTGTGCCCTTTTTATTTGACAGCTCCTCGTTCTCAGTACAGCACGGATAGTGGTGAGTTTATTCTTTCCTATTTCCTAACATTCCTGAAATGTTTAAGCtattgttagttttttttttttttttttttgggggggggggctggtgtGTAATCGTAAATGATGTCTTTGTGTTCGGTGACCTTACATTAACCAAGCCCCAGTATGGTGTGCTCACATCTGGATCTCTGTAGGATTTTATTGTCTCGTCATGAGCGCCATCTTCTGGCACTGATCAGGCACTTCTGTTTTACAGGGTGCACAGAgtgcatttaaatataatttaaagcaGATTTGTTGCTGTCTCTGTATTTCAGATTTTGTTTGTAAGTCGGCTTCGCTACCGGGGTATGGACGCAACGGCATCCAGAGGGTGAGACGACAGTGGACATAATTATCTTTTGCCATGTATCATGTAACATTTCTTACGTCTGATGCGTCTTTCACCTCTTTTCAACCTTccttctgtgttgttttccgTGACTCCTTAGGCTTAATCCTTTAGTTAATTTCATTCTCCTTCTCTGCACCTGCAGCCTCAGAGTGCAGATTGCTACCAGTACCAGTACGACACTGGCAGCGAGGTCAACTGGGGAAGCAGAGGTAATTTAATATGAAATTCAATCACCTGCCCTTTATTAGATTGGAGAAATTAATTCAatgggttttttttgtagtttaatcTATTGTACTGACCCAATTGTCTTGGtctttttttcacagcagaatACAAGGTGAGGTCCTAACACAAccactttttaaattattcatttcatatgtTGATTAAACCCAGTGATTTTATCTAAGCACCGTTACCTCTCCTACCCTGCAGATTTACCCATATGAATCACTCATTgtcaccaccagagggcgcaACAGGCTGCCCAAAGATGTAGACAGAGCCAGACTAGAAGTAAGTTATGAGTGGGacgtgaaggagaaggagaaacaaaaatatgtgCTCTGATGCCAgtgtgtgtaatatatatagTGTGCTTGACTAGTTTGATGTCattgtaaaacaaataataaggAAATAGCATAGTACACGAATGTGGGACTAAACTGGTTCTTTTAGTTCAAATGCGAATCCTGTGTATCCCCAGCGCCACCTGTCCCCAGAAGAGTTTGTCCAAGTGTTCGGTATGACCGTGGAAGACTTCGACCGCCTGGCCCTGTGGAAGAGGAACGAGCTAAAGAAACAGGCCCGACTGTTTTAGCTTTCATGGGGACAGCCGTTGAACACTGCCACAACAGAGCCGAAGACCGACTGTGGGAGAGGCAGAAAGACGGGAACGCTTCTTCTCAGTTACACTGCCATGCCCGAGATCTCTTTCCAGATCGCCTCGCACGACAAACCAAATTCTGGCCACAATAGAGTGGGTACTTATGGGATACAGCGGAAAGGCCACACAGAGACTTTATGCACAGATTTACTGATAAACTGTTGGTGGTTGCCGGTGCAGTTGCGCGCTGGAGTGGAGTGTAAGCAATAGAGACTGTCATGCAGTAGTGTTGTGCTTTTCTTAAGACATGCCTGTGCCCCTGTACGGCCACGTGAGAGTGTCCAGAGCTGCAGGACTAGAACACAATGAGGAGAATTTTGGCTTTGCCTTATTTGTATGCTCTTTAAGTTATGACTGTGCGGCACCAGCAATCTGACTGAGTAGAATGTAGAAATGGTATATCGTTTATGACACTTTATTGGCGTGAATGATTAGACAAGAGGAATGAGTGTGGGCCTGCAGCATCACTTTGCTTTGGTTTAACGATGcattttctttctatctttttctttttttttttttagctctttcACATGAATCAGCGTCCCTTCCAGTTTACACTAtcagacagacacaaaccaTCTGAGGGGggttaaaagtttttttccagtttaattGATTTGTGTGAAACTGAAAACCAAAGTGAGAATGCAAAAACACCACATTTTGGCACATCACTTCCTCGTAGCGCCGTCGAGATGGATGCAGTTCACTCTGCAGCTGTACGGTGACCTAAAAGAATGTGCAATCCAGTAGATTTAATAGATGAAGGAAGTGCTAATCCTGTCCGCCCGCTCCACATTTCCTTCTCATTGCAATAGAATGATGACTAAATGTTTTTAGGGTGAGGGTTATAGTCATCCACGCGTTTGCATAcactattatttatattgttttagaATAATAATCCAATAATTTTGTAGCTACAGAGATTATATTCATTCACAAAAGAAATGCTCTGCAAGGTATTTGACACACTGACAAAGATCCAGGGTTGTTGAAGATTTTACTTCCTTTGAATACTGTTATATTTGATTTTGTCACTAAAAttaaagttcaaatgaaaaCCAGCCtcccttttattcatttactcatTCTACTGGCTCAAATAATGACTGATACCATGTTATGTAGCTAGCGAGCAGTTATTAGCTTAGTTTAACATGAAGGctaggaaaaaaaagcaaattaccTACCTTTTTCTGactggaaaatatatatattttattttaaataacaggGTACAGACCTTTGACTGTATACACAGATGAACAAGTCATTGTTGACACACCCATAGGTCTGGAGCTTAGCGCTGTGTCTACGGCCTccaccatcttggcagtgccttcAGTCAGAGGCGCGTGACTCGACGTGACGTCAAGAGACCACTGAATCTTAATGAAATTAAGTGAATCATTTTAGTAAAAGGCAAAGAGACCTTTGACTGATAGACAGACATCTATAGTGTCAATTTATGTTTTGCTAGTTTCATTAGGAAGCATTCGGGTTAAGAAATATACaaggttacctaggcaaccagaccTTACTATTGGTAGTGATCAACTGTCAGATAAAAAACGATGACCGTCAGgtgacatttataaaaacaattACCCCACAACCTAAGTCATGAAAAGGGAAATGGAAAACCAAACAATTTTAGTATATTTTCTGTAAAGATATTTCTGTTCAGTTGGGCTGAGGATGATTATTTACGTTTAGATCCAGACTCAAGGAGATATTTGGCATTTCCCTCTGTTTGATGCATCCACTTCTGATGTTTTTCTGACCCAGGTTGTCTCTAGGTACATACATAACTTCTTTAATGCAACTTTAACGTTTGATTTTTATCTAAAATAACTGTTTATAATGTATTAAGTTAGTGAGGCTTTACTGGAGGTGGCGAGtgcattttgttgcatttgaCAGGCCATGGATATGCCCTTCTTCAGTCCCTTGCACTTCTGATGTCaataagaatcagaatcagaaaaaaaagacgttaTTTGTCCCCTAGGGATAATTAGGCTGGTGAAGAGTggtacataaaattaaagagaagaaatacacaaaggtgggtgggcaaaagcagcatattgtgtgtaaTGGCAGGTCTGCTGTCAGTAACAGAAAGAGTCGAGATTAATAGTGGtaaatgtgaaatatatatataatgtaaaatagcaAATTCGGTacagtaataaataatgtgaagcatgAATTAAATTAAGAGCGACATTGTAATACTGCACATGAGAGGGAATTGCACAAAGTTCATTGGGAGAATAACATGACAGTGGTGTCATCCTTTTAATAATTTGCAACCTGTCAAACTTATTCAACGTATCCTAATGCCTGCTGACTTTAGGACCCAGCAGAGACGGGGCCTGCCACAAGTCCCCGACCTGCGGATCTTGTATCGCATGAACCGTAGCCTGTCAGTCAGCAGCGGCGGCTCTCCCTCTGCCCTGCGCACACCTCCCCACGCTCAGTCACTCATATGGGCCCGCACTGACTTTCAGCAACTCTCACATGGACAGCATCACCGGGGCGATGGACTCCAACGGCACTAAGTGTGAGTTTaatccgcttttttttttgtttgttttgttttttaaccatgAGGCACTGCTGTGAAACTGTGACCTGACAGGGACATtatgttttgttgaaatgtttgttgGGGTAGAATTTGGATATGCATGCCGGCTGAGTGTGTTAATGGGCCATTTCTTGCAGCTGGCGCCCTAACACGCACAGCACActgtttccttcctctcacACTTCTGGCAGTGCCTCACTGGTTTAAGAGAACTTTAATGAACTGGGATATTACTGCTGGGCATGTTCTGCTCTTGCTGCTACTCTTAAGAGAACTCTGTCACTGGACTGCTGTTTTGCTACTTCTGTTTTGTGGACATAGAAATCAGTTGAGAACACCCATGAAGCCCGGGACACTTCCTTTCACCTGCAATTTGTCCTCATGTTGTACATATAAGAAAACACAATGGCAGTGctctttaaaatataaataaccaCGCTTTGGTCTCCTTCCCAGCTGCTTTCAAAGCCAAGAAGCCAGGAGCAAATCCACGGTTTGATTGTTGTTCTAGAAAGCGAATCCCATTCATCCCAAGTCAACCCAAATATCTGGACCTGGAGATGAGATATGCACAGATTGGGTGTTTGATATTGGACACCACCGGCAGTGAGTTCTCCGCAGAGACCCCTGCAGACTCTGAGTGCTTTTGAGGCCGAATAgctacaaatacaaaatgtgttTCCGCGCCATGTGTTTTCTCTGGGAGAGGTGCAGCTGGCCCCCCGCACTGTAACATTTTTCCacattgcaacaaaaaaaaaacacaaatggacACACAGCCCCCTTCTGAGCttcagaagagaaacagaagtgaAAGCATTAGCAAGGCCAGGTGTGACCCGGCGCAGCATTTCAATCCAAACATGAAATTTCAGTTTATAGTTAGTGTACGTTTGATTGAGCTGATTTTACTCTTGAGCTGTAAAGTGTTTTCCATAGACTCGCTTCCAGCTTTTCTCTCAACCCACTAGAGCTGAAACTAAATGGGACAAACAGCTGATTTACCTTGTAACATTTTgccaacaagaaaaaaatgtatttttgagtCACAtttgcttctccttcttcagtTTACCTCTTTTCCATCATTCCTCACCTCGTCagattgtgtgtttatgttctcAAAGTATCTTAGGAAGGAAGCATCTTTAGGTCTTTTCCATGCCGGGAGAAACCCTCATCTGTCACTCCTGCCTTTcctaacacacgcacacaagagTGCAgcttgactgactgactttctgagctttgtttttgtttggataAACACACTGTGATGCCTGGTGATCCCAAGAAATCACCGCACTGTTTATACTGTCTTGAAACCTGGTTGGCTGCTGCTGGGTGACCTTTTCCAAGTAACCTGACAGTTAACCAATCAATCGATTATCTGGTTCGTGCCAgaacatgccaaaaaaaaaaaaaaaacagataaacacacgcacaaaaaaactgttacaAATTCACAGAACTGAAGGCATCAGTGCGCAATTGCTCATTTTGTCTGGTTTGAAAACACATCTGGAATTAGTTCATAGTGATCCCACATACAGCAAATACAAGTCCTCCCATCGCAGAAGCTGCCTCTGGCAAATGTTTGATATCTTTATTTGATAAAAGATCTCATTGTTAAAGCTGTAATCATTGACTTTTTGTCCACTTGGGGACAATAGAACTGGTTTATATCCGGTAGACATTAatcttcattgtgtttgtgtccaccTGATGAATGGAAATGTCCCTTTTTAGCTCATTTTTCGTCTCCATCCACCGACTTAATGCTCCTCTAGCTATTTGCCAGCTTTACCCGTGT
Protein-coding regions in this window:
- the ablim3 gene encoding actin-binding LIM protein 3 isoform X6; protein product: MSSSAYHQGSTGGERSSGPIRCQRCREVCKGEVVRVQDTHFHVKCFTCTVCNCDLARSGFFQKKGEYICTADYQRLYGTRCDRCDSFITGEVVSALGRTYHPKCFVCSVCSKPFPIGDRVTFSGKDCVCQQCSHTLVKSNEPIKIHGPSHCAGCGAEIKQGQSLLALEKQWHVSCFRCRTCNMVLTGEYISKDGVPYCEADYHAQYGVKCETCSRYISGRVLEAGGKQYHPACARCARCNMMFKEGEEMYLTGCEVWHPLCKQAARAERRLRHRRLSETSISPPGSSIGSPSRVICSLGTLSPYSQDYDSLDIKQRRCSSPGYIDSPTYSRQGMSPILPRSPQHFGYPGSESGRSSPYYGQEGRSSTPTTNQPPKHFHVPATGDPNIYRKPPIYKRTDNHLEAATKSRTSEDILRSSRLSTYSPEPYAQSESDYYPYTSSPKAYRAPRRRFSTGGDEESWSHGLQRIGSGIGRMILKEEMKARSGSYDNDPWGSARNSRSGSKETLNTTGYGTTAYNNTINGSPRSQYSTDSDFVCKSASLPGYGRNGIQRPQSADCYQYQYDTGSEVNWGSRAEYKIYPYESLIVTTRGRNRLPKDVDRARLERHLSPEEFVQVFGMTVEDFDRLALWKRNELKKQARLF